A genomic segment from Castor canadensis chromosome 1, mCasCan1.hap1v2, whole genome shotgun sequence encodes:
- the Paaf1 gene encoding proteasomal ATPase-associated factor 1 isoform X1 yields the protein MAAPLRIQSDWAQVLRKDEGEAWLSCHPPGKPSLYGSLTCQGIGLDGIPAVTASEGFIVNEINKKSIHISCPKESASSKFLAPYTTFSRIHTKSVTCLDISSGGGLGVSSSSDGSMKIWQASNGELRRILEGHVFDVNCCRFFPSGLVVLSGGMDAQLKIWSAEDASCVVTFKGHKGGILDTAIVDRGRNVVSGSRDGTARLWDCGRSACLGVIADCDSSINGVAVGAADNSINLGSPEQMPSEREVGTESKMLLVAREDKKLQCLGLQSRQPVFLFIGSDAFNCCAFLSGFLLLAGTQDGNIYQLDVRSPRVPVQVIHRSGAPVLSLLSFRDGFIATQGDGSCFIVQQDLDYVIELTGPDCDSVYKVATWEKQIYTCCRDGLVRRYQLSDL from the exons GAAAGATGAAGGGGAGGCCTGGCTGAGCTGTCATCCCCCAG GGAAACCATCTTTGTATGGCAGCCTAACTTGTCAAGGAATTGGCCTAGATGGCATCCCAGCGGTTACAGCTTCGGAAGGATTTATTGTGAATGAAATAAACAAG AAAAGCATTCATATTTCATGTCCAAAGGAAAGTGCATCTTCTAAGTTTTTGGCACCATATACTACTTTTTCCAGAATTCATACAAAGAGT GTAACATGCCTGGACATTTCCAGCGGAGGAGGCCTTGGTGTGTCTTCTAGTTCCGATGGGAGCATGAAGATCTGGCAGGCTTCCAATGGAGAACTCAGA agaaTATTGGAAGGACATGTGTTTGATGTGAATTGTTGCAGGTTTTTCCCATCAGGCCTCGTGGTTCTGAGTGGGGGGATGGATGCTCAGCTGAAGATCTGGTCAGCAGAAGATGCTAGCTGTGTGGTGACCTTCAAAGGTCACAAAGGAG GTATCCTGGATACAGCCATCGTTGATCGAGGGAGGAATGTGGTGTCTGGTTCTCGAGATGGGACAGCACGACTTTGGGATTGTGGGCGCTCAGCCTGCTTGGGAGTCATTGCAGACTGTGATTCTTCCATTAATGGAGTGGCAGTGGGTGCAGCTGATAACTCCATAAACCTTGGCTCTCCTGAGCAGATGCCTA GTGAACGGGAGGTTGGGACAGAGTCGAAAATGCTACTGGTGGCCCGGGAAGATAAGAAGCTTCAGTGCTTGGGACTACAGAGCAGGCAGCCG GTGTTCCTCTTTATTGGTTCAGATGCCTTCAACTGTTGTGCTTTTCTCTCTGGCTTCTTGCTGTTGGCTGGAACACAAGATGGAAACATTTATCAGCTGGATGTGAGAAGTCCAAG GGTTCCAGTGCAAGTCATCCATAGATCAGGAGCACCAGTTTTGTCCCTGCTGAGTTTCAGAGATGGATTCATTGCTACCCAAG gTGATGGAAGCTGTTTCATTGTTCAGCAAGACTTAGACTACGTCATTGAGCTCACTGGGCCTGATTGTGACTCTGTATACAAG GTAGCCACATGGGAGAAGCAGATCTACACATGTTGTCGAGATGGTCTTGTGCGACGCTATCAGCTTTCTGACCTCTGA
- the Paaf1 gene encoding proteasomal ATPase-associated factor 1 isoform X3, with protein MLELKLGSIDSKFNSTLQAYIFLRCFANPNLLFEILDLHFFLSYSGLDTVFISSNKIANFCCEPAGWVQTKSIHISCPKESASSKFLAPYTTFSRIHTKSVTCLDISSGGGLGVSSSSDGSMKIWQASNGELRRILEGHVFDVNCCRFFPSGLVVLSGGMDAQLKIWSAEDASCVVTFKGHKGGILDTAIVDRGRNVVSGSRDGTARLWDCGRSACLGVIADCDSSINGVAVGAADNSINLGSPEQMPSEREVGTESKMLLVAREDKKLQCLGLQSRQPVFLFIGSDAFNCCAFLSGFLLLAGTQDGNIYQLDVRSPRVPVQVIHRSGAPVLSLLSFRDGFIATQGDGSCFIVQQDLDYVIELTGPDCDSVYKVATWEKQIYTCCRDGLVRRYQLSDL; from the exons ATGCTGGAATTAAAGCTTGGTTCTATTGATTCCAAGTTTAACAGCACCTTGCAAGCCTAcatttttctcaggtgttttgccA ATCCTAATCTTTTATTTGAAATACTTGATCTGCATTTCTTCCTTTCATACTCAGGCCTGGATACAGTCTTTATCTCTTCAAACAAAATTGCTAATTTCTGCTGTGAACCTGCTGGTTGGGTTCAGACA AAAAGCATTCATATTTCATGTCCAAAGGAAAGTGCATCTTCTAAGTTTTTGGCACCATATACTACTTTTTCCAGAATTCATACAAAGAGT GTAACATGCCTGGACATTTCCAGCGGAGGAGGCCTTGGTGTGTCTTCTAGTTCCGATGGGAGCATGAAGATCTGGCAGGCTTCCAATGGAGAACTCAGA agaaTATTGGAAGGACATGTGTTTGATGTGAATTGTTGCAGGTTTTTCCCATCAGGCCTCGTGGTTCTGAGTGGGGGGATGGATGCTCAGCTGAAGATCTGGTCAGCAGAAGATGCTAGCTGTGTGGTGACCTTCAAAGGTCACAAAGGAG GTATCCTGGATACAGCCATCGTTGATCGAGGGAGGAATGTGGTGTCTGGTTCTCGAGATGGGACAGCACGACTTTGGGATTGTGGGCGCTCAGCCTGCTTGGGAGTCATTGCAGACTGTGATTCTTCCATTAATGGAGTGGCAGTGGGTGCAGCTGATAACTCCATAAACCTTGGCTCTCCTGAGCAGATGCCTA GTGAACGGGAGGTTGGGACAGAGTCGAAAATGCTACTGGTGGCCCGGGAAGATAAGAAGCTTCAGTGCTTGGGACTACAGAGCAGGCAGCCG GTGTTCCTCTTTATTGGTTCAGATGCCTTCAACTGTTGTGCTTTTCTCTCTGGCTTCTTGCTGTTGGCTGGAACACAAGATGGAAACATTTATCAGCTGGATGTGAGAAGTCCAAG GGTTCCAGTGCAAGTCATCCATAGATCAGGAGCACCAGTTTTGTCCCTGCTGAGTTTCAGAGATGGATTCATTGCTACCCAAG gTGATGGAAGCTGTTTCATTGTTCAGCAAGACTTAGACTACGTCATTGAGCTCACTGGGCCTGATTGTGACTCTGTATACAAG GTAGCCACATGGGAGAAGCAGATCTACACATGTTGTCGAGATGGTCTTGTGCGACGCTATCAGCTTTCTGACCTCTGA
- the Paaf1 gene encoding proteasomal ATPase-associated factor 1 isoform X2 — MKIWQASNGELRRILEGHVFDVNCCRFFPSGLVVLSGGMDAQLKIWSAEDASCVVTFKGHKGGILDTAIVDRGRNVVSGSRDGTARLWDCGRSACLGVIADCDSSINGVAVGAADNSINLGSPEQMPSEREVGTESKMLLVAREDKKLQCLGLQSRQPVFLFIGSDAFNCCAFLSGFLLLAGTQDGNIYQLDVRSPRVPVQVIHRSGAPVLSLLSFRDGFIATQGDGSCFIVQQDLDYVIELTGPDCDSVYKVATWEKQIYTCCRDGLVRRYQLSDL, encoded by the exons ATGAAGATCTGGCAGGCTTCCAATGGAGAACTCAGA agaaTATTGGAAGGACATGTGTTTGATGTGAATTGTTGCAGGTTTTTCCCATCAGGCCTCGTGGTTCTGAGTGGGGGGATGGATGCTCAGCTGAAGATCTGGTCAGCAGAAGATGCTAGCTGTGTGGTGACCTTCAAAGGTCACAAAGGAG GTATCCTGGATACAGCCATCGTTGATCGAGGGAGGAATGTGGTGTCTGGTTCTCGAGATGGGACAGCACGACTTTGGGATTGTGGGCGCTCAGCCTGCTTGGGAGTCATTGCAGACTGTGATTCTTCCATTAATGGAGTGGCAGTGGGTGCAGCTGATAACTCCATAAACCTTGGCTCTCCTGAGCAGATGCCTA GTGAACGGGAGGTTGGGACAGAGTCGAAAATGCTACTGGTGGCCCGGGAAGATAAGAAGCTTCAGTGCTTGGGACTACAGAGCAGGCAGCCG GTGTTCCTCTTTATTGGTTCAGATGCCTTCAACTGTTGTGCTTTTCTCTCTGGCTTCTTGCTGTTGGCTGGAACACAAGATGGAAACATTTATCAGCTGGATGTGAGAAGTCCAAG GGTTCCAGTGCAAGTCATCCATAGATCAGGAGCACCAGTTTTGTCCCTGCTGAGTTTCAGAGATGGATTCATTGCTACCCAAG gTGATGGAAGCTGTTTCATTGTTCAGCAAGACTTAGACTACGTCATTGAGCTCACTGGGCCTGATTGTGACTCTGTATACAAG GTAGCCACATGGGAGAAGCAGATCTACACATGTTGTCGAGATGGTCTTGTGCGACGCTATCAGCTTTCTGACCTCTGA